GGGCAAATAAGAAGTAGTTTAGAGGACTATTATCATAATTTTTCAAATAAAAAAGAAAAATCAAGTATCATAAATTTAGCTACAATTGAGAAATTAAGAAGAGGAAATTAAAGAATGTTAGAAGCAAGTTTGAAAAGTAAAATTAATAGTTTATGGAATAAGTTTTGGAGCAGTGGATTAACAAATCCATTGACAGCAATTGAAAATTTATCTTATTTGATATTTATAATGAGATTAGAAAAGGAAGATGACAGAATTACTAAAAGAAATCCTAGTCATAAAAGCATTTTTGAAGGAGATACTGAAATTAATGGTGTAAAGTTTAATAGGAAAGAATGTAGGTGGTCAGAATGGTCCTTAATGGACTCAGAAGAGATGCTTGCACATTTTCATAGTAAAGTTTTTCCATTTATTAAAACATTAGGCAAAAAAGATATTGAAGAGTTAGGAGAGAAAGAAGATTTATATATTAAAGTAATGAAAAATGCGACTTTTGTGATTCAAAGACCTGCCTTACTAAAAGAAGCAGTAAAGACATTAACAGAGCTAAAAATTACAGAACAAAATTATGATGTTCAAGGTGATATTTATGAATTCCTTTTAAGCGAACTTGCAACATCTGGGAAAAATGGACAATTCCGAACTCCTAGACATATTATTAAGATGATTACAAAATTAGTAAATCCAGACATTAATGATAAAATAGGAGATATGGCTTGTGGTACTGGTGGTTTTTTAGTTTCTGCATATCAACATATTTTAGAAAAATATACTCCTAAAGAACATATTGAATATGATGAACAAGGTAATGTTCATAGTTTAACTGGTGCTAATTTAACTGATGATAAACATTGGAAAAAACTTAGAACTAATACATTTTTTGGATACGATAATGATCAAACCATGGTTAAAATAGCATTGATGA
This sequence is a window from Candidatus Woesearchaeota archaeon. Protein-coding genes within it:
- a CDS encoding N-6 DNA methylase, translated to MLEASLKSKINSLWNKFWSSGLTNPLTAIENLSYLIFIMRLEKEDDRITKRNPSHKSIFEGDTEINGVKFNRKECRWSEWSLMDSEEMLAHFHSKVFPFIKTLGKKDIEELGEKEDLYIKVMKNATFVIQRPALLKEAVKTLTELKITEQNYDVQGDIYEFLLSELATSGKNGQFRTPRHIIKMITKLVNPDINDKIGDMACGTGGFLVSAYQHILEKYTPKEHIEYDEQGNVHSLTGANLTDDKHWKKLRTNTFFGYDNDQTMVKIALMNLMLHGITEPHIKEEDTLSENYEESAEKFTVLLENPPFKGTIDSSLIHKDLKLLNTKKTELLFVKKSLDLLEVGGRLGIILPDGVLFGSSKAHKALREEIIEENTLDAVISLPSGVFKPYAGVSTAILIIKKGGETSKTWFYNMTSDGYSLDDKRNFIDGKGDITDIVENFLEKDEGRTGKCFFVESQEIKDKDYDLSISKYQEIEYEQKEHRPSKDILKDIKDNLSEELNEIEELERLI